A region of Vitis riparia cultivar Riparia Gloire de Montpellier isolate 1030 chromosome 12, EGFV_Vit.rip_1.0, whole genome shotgun sequence DNA encodes the following proteins:
- the LOC117925964 gene encoding GATA transcription factor 26-like, with protein MVAETPLWRNGPPEKPVLCNACGSRWRIRGTLEDYIPKHALAVMTSHARDRTQNPHQHKLPLERTLVSHPNIMVHNESHSDTKENAIRYDDPYSSGLGDNASHRSSSGSSSISCSDHSHTELLSSIPCSNNWNSSVPSRKRSLVQYRNLTFVEKLQKDLYDILQNEEPSTLSECPDGNLIYYENGGNPEIGLGVLLLKPPIVLAQQESKTFKSEGNNKGDGEVPLRVEYLAAGF; from the exons ATGGTTGCAGAAACTCCCCTTTGGAGAAATGGCCCCCCTGAGAAACCTGTATTGTGCAATGCATGTGGATCAAGGTGGAGGATTAGGGGGACTCTTGAAGACTATATTCCCAAGCATGCTCTTGCTGTTATGACTAGCCATGCCAGAGACAGGACTCAAAATCCTCATCAACATAAGTTACCTCTTGAGAGAACACTTGTGAGTCACCCCAATATTATGGTTCATAATGAAAGCCACTCAGATACTAAAGAGAATGCTATAAGATATGATGACCCATATTCAAGTGGTTTGGGAGATAACGCAAGCCATAGAAGTAGTTCGGGGTCCTCTTCAATATCATGCTCTGATCATAGCCACACGGAGCTGCTGA GTTCAATCCCCTGCTCAAATAATTGGAACTCTAGCGTTCCATCGAGAAAAAGGTCACTGGTTCAATACCGTAATCTAACATTTGTTGAAAAACTCCAGAAGGACCTTTATGATATTCTACAAAATGAAGAGCCTTCTACTTTGTCTGAGTGCCCAGATGGGAATCTCATCTATTATGAAAATGGTGGTAATCCTGAAATCGGTCTGGGAGTGCTTCTGCTAAAACCGCCTATCGTTTTGGCTCAGCAAGAATCTAAGACATTTAAAAGTGAAG GAAATAACAAAGGAGATGGAGAGGTTCCATTAAGAGTCGAGTACTTAGCTGCTGGATTTTAG